A part of Liolophura sinensis isolate JHLJ2023 chromosome 1, CUHK_Ljap_v2, whole genome shotgun sequence genomic DNA contains:
- the LOC135480450 gene encoding baculoviral IAP repeat-containing protein 7-A-like isoform X1 yields the protein MTTHIVKRSLTQRGGGRPAPGSQDPSRAAVRVKYPDYADFQSRMATFRLGSRWPTDKSQTPVDVAMAGLFFAGVDDCTRCFSCGGGLRNWLPGDDPIVEHARFFPECQYIIGLKGEAFVANVNRDYPRENFTGDTEVDGPSVSEPAAPVVDYEQMVRSVMLKPCGMALDVLGYSRRLIRDAAMKVLSENGWNESLVTSQLLANACFDLQDAQKNDTSSDRSPPPSNAEHATSSADSVPPPEGAHAGVNAVDGPPSPTDTPSEAEAIKMWQENRRMKETLKCKICLDKEVTVVYLPCGHLVTCTDCYSTQLRCPLCRTKIVASVRVYM from the exons ATGACAACCCATATAGTCAAACGGAGTCTGACACAGCGTGGAGGTGGTCGTCCCGCTCCAGGGTCCCAGGATCCCAGCAGGGCGGCTGTCCGGGTGAAATACCCTGACTATGCCGACTTTCAGAGCAGGATGGCCACATTCAGATTAGGGTCGAGGTGGCCCACGGACAAGTCGCAGACACCAGTGGATGTAGCCATGGCTGGGCTGTTTTTTGCAG GTGTGGATGACTGCACCCGCTGTTTTAGCTGTGGTGGGGGGTTAAGGAATTGGTTGCCAGGTGACGATCCTATTGTGGAACACGCCAGGTTTTTCCCAGAATGCCAATACATCATAGGCTTGAAAGGAGAAGCGTTTGTTGCCAATGTTAACAGAGACTACCCACGAgaaaacttt accGGTGACACAGAAGTAGATGGTCCTAGTGTAAGTGAACCAGCAGCTCCAGTAGTTG ACTATGAACAGATGGTGCGGAGCGTTATGCTGAAGCCTTGTGGCATGGCACTCGACGTTCTCGGATATTCTCGTCGTCTGATTCGTGACGCTGCCATGAAAGTACTCAGTGAAAATG GATGGAATGAATCCCTAGTGACGTCGCAACTTTTAGCCAACGCCTGCTTTGATCTTCAAGACGCACAGAAAAATGACACCAGTTCAGATAGAAGTCCTCCCCCTTCAAACGCCGAGCATGCCACTTCAAGTGCAGACAGTGTTCCTCCGCCAG AAGGAGCACATGCTGGAGTGAATGCTGTTGATGGACCACCCTCCCCAACCGATACTCCATCAG AGGCTGAAGCGATTAAAATGTGGCAAGAAAATCGTCGGATGAAAGAAACGTTAAAATGTAAGATTTGCCTAGACAAAGAGGTGACAGTGGTTTACCTCCCTTGCGGCCACTTAGTAACGTGTACAGATTGTTATTCCACTCAACTCCGCTGTCCATTGTGTCGTACTAAGATTGTGGCTAGTGTGAGAGTCTACATGTAA
- the LOC135480450 gene encoding baculoviral IAP repeat-containing protein 3-like isoform X2 — MTTHIVKRSLTQRGGGRPAPGSQDPSRAAVRVKYPDYADFQSRMATFRLGSRWPTDKSQTPVDVAMAGLFFAGVDDCTRCFSCGGGLRNWLPGDDPIVEHARFFPECQYIIGLKGEAFVANVNRDYPRENFTGDTEVDGPSVSEPAAPVVDYEQMVRSVMLKPCGMALDVLGYSRRLIRDAAMKVLSENGWNESLVTSQLLANACFDLQDAQKNDTSSDRSPPPSNAEHATSSADSVPPPEGAHAGVNAVDGPPSPTDTPSEAEAIKMWQENRRMKETLKYHASVGSSSCVSAVLSGSPRLPDSDTSESSKWLT, encoded by the exons ATGACAACCCATATAGTCAAACGGAGTCTGACACAGCGTGGAGGTGGTCGTCCCGCTCCAGGGTCCCAGGATCCCAGCAGGGCGGCTGTCCGGGTGAAATACCCTGACTATGCCGACTTTCAGAGCAGGATGGCCACATTCAGATTAGGGTCGAGGTGGCCCACGGACAAGTCGCAGACACCAGTGGATGTAGCCATGGCTGGGCTGTTTTTTGCAG GTGTGGATGACTGCACCCGCTGTTTTAGCTGTGGTGGGGGGTTAAGGAATTGGTTGCCAGGTGACGATCCTATTGTGGAACACGCCAGGTTTTTCCCAGAATGCCAATACATCATAGGCTTGAAAGGAGAAGCGTTTGTTGCCAATGTTAACAGAGACTACCCACGAgaaaacttt accGGTGACACAGAAGTAGATGGTCCTAGTGTAAGTGAACCAGCAGCTCCAGTAGTTG ACTATGAACAGATGGTGCGGAGCGTTATGCTGAAGCCTTGTGGCATGGCACTCGACGTTCTCGGATATTCTCGTCGTCTGATTCGTGACGCTGCCATGAAAGTACTCAGTGAAAATG GATGGAATGAATCCCTAGTGACGTCGCAACTTTTAGCCAACGCCTGCTTTGATCTTCAAGACGCACAGAAAAATGACACCAGTTCAGATAGAAGTCCTCCCCCTTCAAACGCCGAGCATGCCACTTCAAGTGCAGACAGTGTTCCTCCGCCAG AAGGAGCACATGCTGGAGTGAATGCTGTTGATGGACCACCCTCCCCAACCGATACTCCATCAG AGGCTGAAGCGATTAAAATGTGGCAAGAAAATCGTCGGATGAAAGAAACGTTAAAAT ATCATGCATCCGTTGGATCCTCGTCTTGTGTTTCTGCGGTGCTCAGTGGATCACCAAGACTGCCAGACTCTGACACATCTGAGTCCAGTAAATGGCTCACTTGA
- the LOC135475241 gene encoding baculoviral IAP repeat-containing protein 3-like isoform X2 has translation MASSSASSEARYSHYADRAARVNSFVGWPSNSGQRPEELAHAGLFYAGVDDCTRCFSCGGGLRNWLPGDDPIVQHARFFPECQYIIGLKGEAFVANVNRAYERENFMADAQVDVSDSSEPAQVLGYEQMVQRVMRKLCVMDFGFPRSLIHDAVLKLLSENGWDESLLTLKLLVSVCLELKDAEENGATSDEGDFEEKSVRGDEMAERISQENRDMKESLKCKICLNKEVTMVFLPCGHLVTCMDCYLMVTHCPFCRTKIMTYVRAIFN, from the exons ATGGCAAGTTCCAGTGCTAGTTCCGAGGCTCGCTACTCCCACTACGCAGACAGAGCCGCCCGAGTCAATTCCTTTGTCGGCTGGCCCAGTAACAGTGGACAAAGACCTGAAGAGTTAGCACACGCTGGACTGTTCTACGCTG GTGTGGATGACTGCACCCGCTGTTTTAGCTGTGGTGGGGGGTTAAGGAATTGGTTGCCAGGTGACGATCCTATTGTGCAACACGCCAGGTTTTTTCCAGAATGCCAATACATCATAGGCTTAAAAGGAGAGGCTTTTGTGGCCAATGTTAACAGGGCCTACGAACGAGAAAACTTC ATGGCTGATGCACAAGTAGATGTGTCTGATTCAAGTGAGCCAGCACAAGTTCTCG GCTATGAACAGATGGTGCAGAGGGTTATGCGGAAGCTTTGTGTGATGGATTTCGGATTTCCTCGTTCTCTGATTCATGACGCTGTCTTAAAACTCCTTAGTGAAAATG GATGGGATGAGTCCCTGTTGACGTTGAAGCTTTTAGTCAGTGTCTGCCTTGAGCTTAAAGATGCCGAGGAAAATGGCGCGACTTCAGACGAAGGAGATTTCGAAGAGAAATCGGTTCGAG GTGACGAGATGGCGGAGAGAATCTCCCAAGAAAATCGTGACATGAAAGAAAGCTTAAAATGTAAGATTTGCCTCAACAAAGAAGTGACCATGGTTTTCCTCCCATGTGGTCATCTTGTGACGTGCATGGATTGTTATTTGATGGTCACCCATTGCCCATTTTGCCGGACCAAGATCATGACTTACGTGAGAGCCATATTTAATTGA
- the LOC135475241 gene encoding baculoviral IAP repeat-containing protein 2-like isoform X1, which produces MASSSASSEARYSHYADRAARVNSFVGWPSNSGQRPEELAHAGLFYAGVDDCTRCFSCGGGLRNWLPGDDPIVQHARFFPECQYIIGLKGEAFVANVNRAYERENFMADAQVDVSDSSEPAQVLGYEQMVQRVMRKLCVMDFGFPRSLIHDAVLKLLSENGWDESLLTLKLLVSVCLELKDAEENGATSDEGDFEEKSVRGTEPHLPIGDEMAERISQENRDMKESLKCKICLNKEVTMVFLPCGHLVTCMDCYLMVTHCPFCRTKIMTYVRAIFN; this is translated from the exons ATGGCAAGTTCCAGTGCTAGTTCCGAGGCTCGCTACTCCCACTACGCAGACAGAGCCGCCCGAGTCAATTCCTTTGTCGGCTGGCCCAGTAACAGTGGACAAAGACCTGAAGAGTTAGCACACGCTGGACTGTTCTACGCTG GTGTGGATGACTGCACCCGCTGTTTTAGCTGTGGTGGGGGGTTAAGGAATTGGTTGCCAGGTGACGATCCTATTGTGCAACACGCCAGGTTTTTTCCAGAATGCCAATACATCATAGGCTTAAAAGGAGAGGCTTTTGTGGCCAATGTTAACAGGGCCTACGAACGAGAAAACTTC ATGGCTGATGCACAAGTAGATGTGTCTGATTCAAGTGAGCCAGCACAAGTTCTCG GCTATGAACAGATGGTGCAGAGGGTTATGCGGAAGCTTTGTGTGATGGATTTCGGATTTCCTCGTTCTCTGATTCATGACGCTGTCTTAAAACTCCTTAGTGAAAATG GATGGGATGAGTCCCTGTTGACGTTGAAGCTTTTAGTCAGTGTCTGCCTTGAGCTTAAAGATGCCGAGGAAAATGGCGCGACTTCAGACGAAGGAGATTTCGAAGAGAAATCGGTTCGAGGTACGGAACCTCATCTTCCCATTG GTGACGAGATGGCGGAGAGAATCTCCCAAGAAAATCGTGACATGAAAGAAAGCTTAAAATGTAAGATTTGCCTCAACAAAGAAGTGACCATGGTTTTCCTCCCATGTGGTCATCTTGTGACGTGCATGGATTGTTATTTGATGGTCACCCATTGCCCATTTTGCCGGACCAAGATCATGACTTACGTGAGAGCCATATTTAATTGA